A window of Gemmatimonadota bacterium genomic DNA:
CAGGATCAGTTGAACTTCAGGGGCTTGCCTTCGCGGGCAGATTGATAGACCGCTTCGAGGAGCGCTACTGTGCGGCGGCCTTCGCGTCCATCTACGGATAGAGGCGTTCCTGTGGTCACGGCATTTACCACGTCTTCGACAATGCTATGGACGTTATTTTCAACGCTGTCGAGTTTTTCCTGAAGCCCCGTGCCGTAAACCGTCATTTCGCCATTTAAAACGTCGTGTAGCAAAATACCGCCTTCTGTTCCGTGTACCTCGGCGCTGAAGTACACACTCTGGGGAAAGGTCGTGGTGCCCAGGATTGTGCCTTTTGCCCCGTTCTCGAAATTCAGGATTGCCAGCCCGATGTCTTCGGTCTCAATCTCGTGATTTACAATGTCGATTTCGCCGTACACGGAAACCGGATCGCCCATAAACCAGCTCAATACGTCGAGTAGATGGGCGCCCTGATTGGCCAATGAGCCACCGCCATCCATAGCCCACGTTCCGCGCCAACCATCGTCATGGCGAAAATATTCGTCATTGCGGAACCACTTAAAACGCACTTCACCCAATATCATCTTGCCCAGCCAGCCTTCCCGAATCGCGGTTGCCACCTTGACATTGCCATCCACGTATCGGCTTTGATAATCTACACCGCACAACACGCCGGCATCCTCACAAGCGGCAATGAGCCGATCACACGCTTCGGTGCTCACATCCATGGGTTTGGTGGTTATCACGTGCTTGCCCGCTTTTGCCGCTTCAATGCCCACCTGAGCATGTTTGCCGCTCGGCGTCATCACCATCACGACATCCACATCATCTCGCGCAAACACATGTTCCATATTTACAACGCAGTCCGTCTCCAATTCCTGCGCCACTTCCTCAGCGAGACCGCCGTGCAGGTCGCACACGACCTTCAAATCTGCACCGGCTGTCTCTTTAATCAATCGCGCCCTGTTGCGCCCCATGCCCAGGCCAATAACGCCAAAACCGACCATATTATCCTCCTATCGTCTATTCTTCAGGCACAATCGGGATGGCCTTCCTTCCACCGCCCGAAGGGAACATCGGTCTGTCCGTCCTGATTGATTTTCGACATCGCCTTTCGGGTGTCCATCCACATTTGGGTCCACACTTTTGCATCTCTCAATTCGCGCTCTGGATGTTTGCGGCTGCGCGCGACAAAGCCCGGAAATGCCTCGCGTCCAGTCGTTTGACCGATGGGATTATAACGCAGATCAAAGCTCCAGCGGATTTTATCGCTCACATTGGGCAGCGATCCGTGTACTGTGCACTTGGGTAGAAAAATGACATCTCCCCGTTTGACCGGTAGCGGTATCATGCGTTCGGCTTCAAACAGCGATTCGGGTATCTGGCGCCCACCCGCTGTTTTGGGGCCATTTCCAAAATACGATGGGCAATGTGTCAAAAGCCCGTTTTTATGGCTGCCGGGCACGACTTTTAGAGGGCCTTGTTCA
This region includes:
- a CDS encoding Gfo/Idh/MocA family oxidoreductase, which translates into the protein MVGFGVIGLGMGRNRARLIKETAGADLKVVCDLHGGLAEEVAQELETDCVVNMEHVFARDDVDVVMVMTPSGKHAQVGIEAAKAGKHVITTKPMDVSTEACDRLIAACEDAGVLCGVDYQSRYVDGNVKVATAIREGWLGKMILGEVRFKWFRNDEYFRHDDGWRGTWAMDGGGSLANQGAHLLDVLSWFMGDPVSVYGEIDIVNHEIETEDIGLAILNFENGAKGTILGTTTFPQSVYFSAEVHGTEGGILLHDVLNGEMTVYGTGLQEKLDSVENNVHSIVEDVVNAVTTGTPLSVDGREGRRTVALLEAVYQSAREGKPLKFN